A single Clostridia bacterium DNA region contains:
- the priA gene encoding primosomal protein N' produces MIAGVYVNIDEASIDKPYDYFVPPSFEARIARGTRVVVPFGKGNKKLEGVVVSVRDLKPSKRLKPISYLPEWESVGEYELSLAHFMSDRYFCTFFDALKVQQKPGSYTRFFERIYINRDADLSCCDESDLELYLYVGEHEGIMLSALETSYKNRKKSIASLIERGILRAELKLEKGASDHTVKYAEAAADASQKIKKANHKKAYDILAAEGAMSLKELSYAAGISKSVIDTMKKNGYINVYDAPESRSFYKDFTPRREEEIVLTPEQKKAYDKLKELFDENRPNAALIYGVTGSGKTQVYIKIIEHVINAGRTALVLLPEIGLSPQVFGMFRSRFGDIVGLMHSKMSQGERHDEYMRIKRGEVKIVIGTRMAVFSNLENLGVIIIDEEQEHTYVSEMPPKYHAADIAKYRCKLDNALFVLGSATPSLESYYYAKTGRYHLIKLTERYGGTKLPEVKLADMMEELTRGNSAEMSAALLSELSENLKRGEQSILYLNRRGYSTLVSCPKCGYVHKCKNCSVPLKYHKKNDRVICHICGYSEDTPKKCPECNNDMIAFSGAGTQKVEDQLSELLPGARVIRMDADTTMGRRAHDEMLRKFAAGEADILVGTQMVTKGLDFDRVTLVGVLNADAPMYSDDFRGAERTFSQITQVIGRAGRREIRGRAVIQTFSPHSQIMAHCMKGDYEEFFESEIELRRALIYPPFCDLARLTVSSALEETANDMVRLLDTIIKRKLSQNNEIRVIILGPAPPSVLKANNKYRMRIILKCRSTKKFREFLREVYIAFSREKKGAKASLNIEINPANI; encoded by the coding sequence TTGATAGCGGGGGTATATGTAAATATCGATGAAGCTTCCATAGATAAGCCATACGATTATTTTGTGCCGCCTTCTTTTGAGGCGCGCATTGCAAGGGGAACGCGCGTTGTCGTGCCGTTCGGCAAAGGAAACAAAAAGCTTGAGGGCGTAGTCGTATCTGTGCGGGACTTAAAACCGTCCAAACGATTGAAGCCGATATCATATTTGCCCGAATGGGAGTCTGTGGGCGAATACGAGCTTTCGCTCGCACACTTTATGAGCGACAGATACTTCTGCACTTTTTTCGACGCGCTGAAGGTCCAGCAAAAGCCCGGCAGCTATACGCGCTTTTTTGAAAGGATATATATAAACCGCGACGCCGATCTTTCCTGCTGCGACGAGAGCGACCTTGAGCTTTATCTTTACGTCGGAGAGCATGAGGGCATTATGCTAAGCGCCCTTGAGACGTCGTATAAAAACAGGAAAAAAAGCATCGCCTCGCTTATAGAGAGGGGCATTCTCAGAGCTGAGCTCAAGCTTGAAAAGGGTGCGTCGGACCATACCGTGAAATATGCCGAGGCCGCAGCCGATGCGTCGCAAAAGATAAAAAAAGCGAATCATAAAAAGGCCTACGATATTCTTGCGGCCGAGGGGGCCATGTCTTTAAAGGAGCTGTCGTATGCCGCGGGGATAAGCAAGTCGGTCATAGACACCATGAAGAAAAACGGCTATATAAACGTCTATGACGCGCCGGAGAGCCGGAGCTTTTATAAAGATTTTACGCCGCGCCGCGAAGAAGAAATAGTTCTTACCCCCGAACAGAAGAAAGCATACGACAAGCTTAAGGAGCTTTTTGATGAAAACAGGCCTAACGCCGCGCTTATCTACGGCGTTACCGGTTCGGGAAAGACACAGGTTTACATAAAAATAATAGAGCATGTAATAAACGCGGGACGCACTGCCCTTGTCCTTTTGCCGGAGATAGGGCTTTCGCCGCAGGTGTTCGGCATGTTCAGAAGCCGTTTCGGAGATATCGTGGGGCTTATGCATTCGAAAATGTCTCAGGGCGAGCGCCATGACGAATACATGAGGATAAAGCGCGGGGAGGTAAAAATAGTAATAGGCACGAGAATGGCGGTGTTTTCAAATCTTGAAAACTTAGGCGTTATAATAATCGACGAGGAACAGGAGCACACCTACGTTTCCGAGATGCCTCCGAAATATCACGCCGCAGACATAGCAAAATACCGATGCAAACTCGACAATGCGCTGTTTGTGCTTGGAAGCGCCACTCCGTCTTTGGAAAGCTATTATTATGCAAAGACGGGAAGATATCATCTTATCAAGCTTACCGAACGATACGGCGGTACAAAGCTGCCCGAGGTAAAGCTTGCGGATATGATGGAGGAGCTTACGCGCGGCAACTCGGCAGAGATGAGCGCGGCGCTTCTTTCGGAGCTTTCGGAAAATTTAAAGCGCGGCGAACAGTCGATACTTTATTTGAACAGGCGGGGATATTCCACTTTGGTATCATGTCCGAAGTGCGGCTATGTACACAAGTGCAAAAACTGCTCCGTACCGCTTAAATACCACAAAAAGAATGACCGCGTTATCTGCCATATATGCGGATATTCGGAGGATACGCCGAAAAAATGTCCCGAATGCAATAACGATATGATAGCATTTTCGGGCGCGGGCACGCAGAAAGTAGAGGATCAGCTCTCAGAGCTTTTGCCCGGGGCGCGTGTAATAAGAATGGACGCCGATACCACCATGGGCAGGCGCGCGCATGATGAGATGCTTCGCAAATTTGCCGCGGGCGAGGCCGACATTCTCGTTGGCACACAGATGGTAACGAAAGGGCTTGACTTTGACAGGGTAACGCTTGTCGGCGTGCTTAACGCCGACGCGCCTATGTATTCCGATGATTTCAGAGGCGCGGAACGCACGTTTTCGCAGATCACTCAGGTAATAGGGCGCGCCGGCAGAAGAGAGATACGCGGACGCGCCGTTATACAGACATTTTCGCCGCACAGCCAGATAATGGCGCATTGTATGAAGGGCGATTACGAGGAGTTTTTTGAGAGCGAAATAGAGCTTAGGCGCGCGCTTATTTATCCGCCTTTCTGCGATCTTGCGCGGCTTACGGTATCGTCGGCGCTTGAGGAAACGGCGAATGATATGGTACGTCTTTTGGATACGATAATTAAGCGAAAGCTTTCACAAAACAATGAAATAAGAGTGATAATACTGGGTCCTGCTCCGCCCTCCGTTTTAAAGGCAAACAATAAATACCGCATGAGAATAATACTTAAATGCCGCAGCACAAAGAAGTTTCGCGAATTCTTACGCGAGGTGTATATAGCCTTTTCAAGGGAGAAAAAGGGCGCCAAGGCCTCTTTGAACATAGAAATAAATCCGGCGAACATATGA
- a CDS encoding DUF370 domain-containing protein, with product MKLINIGFGNMVFANRLIAIVSPESAPIKRIITEARERGVLIDATYGRRTRAVLITDSDHVILSAIQPETVAHRLNGRDDIEEEFHEDE from the coding sequence ATGAAACTTATAAATATAGGCTTCGGGAATATGGTGTTTGCAAATCGCCTTATCGCCATAGTAAGCCCCGAATCGGCGCCTATAAAAAGAATAATAACAGAAGCGCGCGAGCGCGGCGTGCTTATAGACGCAACATACGGCAGACGCACGAGAGCCGTGCTAATAACCGATTCCGATCACGTTATACTTTCGGCGATACAGCCGGAAACCGTGGCGCATAGATTAAACGGACGCGACGATATAGAAGAGGAGTTTCACGAAGATGAATAA
- the rpoZ gene encoding DNA-directed RNA polymerase subunit omega, with amino-acid sequence MLYPSMNKLMESVDSRYSLVIAVAKHARQISDEAEKTNEILDDKPVKLSINDIADKKVKIIMHEPDEEWEETASPNIKEENTEAAKPEDEPELTGEGEGEQTAE; translated from the coding sequence ATGTTGTACCCTTCCATGAATAAGCTTATGGAATCCGTTGACAGTCGCTATTCGCTTGTTATAGCCGTTGCAAAGCATGCGCGCCAGATATCTGACGAAGCGGAAAAAACAAATGAAATACTTGACGATAAGCCGGTCAAGCTTTCCATAAACGATATAGCAGATAAAAAAGTTAAAATAATCATGCATGAGCCTGATGAGGAGTGGGAGGAAACGGCTTCACCCAATATAAAAGAGGAGAATACAGAAGCCGCGAAGCCCGAAGACGAGCCCGAGCTTACGGGCGAGGGAGAAGGCGAACAGACGGCAGAATAA
- the fmt gene encoding methionyl-tRNA formyltransferase produces the protein MGTPDFAAGCLKALLDHGHEVVGVFSQPDKPKGRKQVLTPPPVKELAESQGLPVYQPKSLKDGEAMKIIESLAPEIIVVVAYGKILPKEILCFPPHGCINIHASLLPRLRGAAPINFAIIEGDETTGITSMYMDEGLDTGDMLIRRETQIDPDMTAGELFIKLSDMGADVLIETLDAISAGTLVRTPQDDDKATYAPIMTKETGKIDFSLPAKRVHDLVRGTDPWPGAYCTWDEKMLKICKTVVTTGGGGKCGEVIYADKTRGIVVSCGENCVRIEQLQLQGKKRMSARDFLNGNKLKPGDILM, from the coding sequence ATGGGCACGCCCGATTTTGCCGCAGGGTGCTTAAAAGCTCTCTTGGATCACGGACATGAGGTCGTGGGCGTGTTTTCCCAGCCCGACAAGCCAAAGGGCAGAAAGCAAGTTCTTACGCCGCCGCCTGTAAAAGAACTGGCAGAGAGCCAAGGTTTACCCGTATATCAGCCGAAGTCGCTTAAAGACGGCGAAGCCATGAAAATAATAGAAAGCTTAGCTCCGGAAATAATAGTCGTGGTGGCTTACGGAAAAATACTGCCTAAAGAGATACTCTGTTTTCCGCCGCACGGCTGCATAAACATACATGCGTCGCTTTTGCCGCGTCTTCGCGGCGCCGCTCCGATAAATTTTGCCATAATCGAGGGCGACGAAACGACCGGTATTACGTCCATGTATATGGACGAGGGCCTTGACACGGGAGATATGCTTATACGGCGCGAAACGCAAATAGATCCCGATATGACGGCGGGCGAGCTTTTTATAAAGCTGTCGGATATGGGCGCAGACGTACTTATAGAGACGCTGGACGCCATATCGGCGGGCACGCTTGTGCGTACGCCTCAGGACGACGATAAGGCGACTTATGCGCCTATAATGACGAAGGAGACGGGCAAGATAGATTTTTCCCTTCCGGCCAAGCGCGTTCACGACCTTGTGCGCGGCACCGACCCGTGGCCGGGAGCATACTGCACATGGGATGAAAAAATGCTCAAAATATGCAAAACCGTCGTTACCACGGGCGGCGGGGGGAAATGCGGCGAAGTCATATATGCAGACAAAACCCGGGGCATAGTCGTCTCGTGCGGCGAGAACTGTGTGCGCATAGAACAGCTTCAGCTTCAGGGAAAGAAGCGCATGAGCGCGCGCGATTTTTTGAACGGCAATAAGCTGAAGCCGGGCGACATTCTTATGTAA
- a CDS encoding YicC family protein: MPNSMTGYAKAQTQHNGMDITVEIRSVNHKGFEYSCRAPRILAFLEDKVKAEVQKRAARGKIDVFLSIDLGESENIELRLNKSILSAYLDMLKVLRDEYGLKDDISVMNVARFSDIFDLKKAEQDQTVIWEGVRECLLIALDGFIEMRRTEGESLCRDLAERKDRVLSIVSQIEARAPQLEAEYRERLEARMRELLGELPIDEQRILTETAVYADKVSIAEEIVRLKSHMEQFSDMLAATEPIGRKMNFLSQEMNREANTIVSKVGDVQIVSMIVELKSEIENIREQIQNIE, translated from the coding sequence ATGCCAAACAGTATGACAGGTTACGCAAAGGCGCAGACGCAGCACAACGGTATGGATATAACCGTTGAAATACGTTCGGTGAACCATAAGGGATTTGAATATTCGTGCCGCGCGCCGAGAATACTTGCTTTTTTGGAGGACAAGGTAAAAGCCGAGGTGCAAAAGCGCGCCGCAAGAGGCAAGATAGACGTTTTTCTTTCCATTGATCTGGGCGAAAGCGAGAATATAGAGCTTAGGCTCAACAAGTCGATACTGTCGGCATATCTTGATATGCTTAAAGTTTTGCGCGACGAATACGGATTAAAGGACGATATAAGCGTTATGAACGTAGCGCGCTTTTCCGATATATTTGATCTAAAGAAGGCCGAGCAGGATCAGACGGTAATATGGGAGGGCGTCCGCGAGTGCCTTTTAATAGCGCTCGACGGCTTCATTGAAATGAGGCGGACAGAGGGCGAAAGCCTTTGCCGCGACCTTGCCGAAAGAAAGGACAGAGTGCTTTCCATAGTGTCGCAGATAGAAGCAAGAGCGCCGCAGCTTGAAGCGGAATACAGAGAGCGGCTCGAGGCGCGTATGCGCGAGCTTTTGGGCGAGCTGCCGATAGATGAGCAGCGCATACTTACCGAAACGGCCGTTTATGCGGACAAGGTGTCGATAGCCGAGGAGATAGTAAGGCTAAAGTCGCATATGGAGCAGTTTTCGGATATGCTTGCGGCGACCGAGCCGATAGGAAGAAAGATGAACTTTCTTTCTCAGGAGATGAACAGAGAGGCAAATACCATCGTTTCCAAGGTGGGCGATGTTCAGATAGTCTCTATGATAGTTGAGCTTAAAAGCGAAATAGAGAACATAAGAGAGCAAATTCAGAATATTGAATAA
- the def gene encoding peptide deformylase, translating into MALRNMRFIGDEILRKNTRTVEKFDERLWELLDDMKETLVSQNGAGLAAPQVGILKKVAIVSFDDVHIELVNPEITHEEGAVSDMEGCLSIPNKTGYVTRPSKVRVHAQNRNGEWFDVEAEGFVARALCHEIDHLSGVLYSDKVTAWVDNDELERMREKAKKRHNREPQRVSFVKPESEE; encoded by the coding sequence ATGGCACTGAGAAATATGAGATTTATAGGCGATGAAATATTGAGGAAGAATACCCGCACGGTCGAAAAGTTTGACGAGCGTCTGTGGGAGCTTTTAGACGATATGAAGGAAACGCTCGTTTCGCAAAACGGCGCGGGTCTTGCCGCTCCTCAGGTGGGCATACTTAAAAAAGTTGCGATAGTATCGTTTGACGACGTACACATAGAGCTTGTAAATCCCGAGATAACGCATGAGGAGGGAGCCGTATCCGATATGGAGGGATGTCTTTCCATACCCAATAAAACGGGCTACGTTACGCGCCCCAGCAAGGTGCGCGTTCATGCGCAGAACAGAAACGGCGAATGGTTCGACGTTGAGGCAGAGGGTTTTGTGGCGCGCGCGCTGTGCCACGAGATAGATCATTTGAGCGGCGTTCTCTATTCGGACAAGGTGACCGCATGGGTAGACAACGACGAGCTTGAAAGAATGCGCGAAAAAGCAAAAAAGCGTCATAACAGAGAGCCTCAGAGGGTAAGCTTTGTAAAGCCGGAGTCCGAGGAGTGA
- the gmk gene encoding guanylate kinase yields MNKGSLIVWSGPSGSGKGTVLSEAMKRDENLKVSVSATTRKPRKGDIDGVHYHFITREEFLSRIEREEFLEYASYVGNFYGTLEKSVDEMLAQGYDVILEIEVVGAMKVKKKRPDALLVFVKPPSMEELERRLSSRGTESIEEVKKRIAEAERELSCADEYDHVIINDDVGRAADELIRIIKEHKKA; encoded by the coding sequence ATGAATAAAGGCAGCCTCATAGTTTGGTCGGGACCGTCGGGTTCGGGAAAGGGCACGGTGCTTTCGGAGGCGATGAAACGCGACGAAAACCTTAAGGTATCGGTTTCCGCAACAACAAGAAAGCCGCGCAAGGGAGATATCGACGGCGTACATTATCATTTCATAACGCGCGAAGAATTTCTTTCGCGTATCGAGCGCGAGGAATTTCTGGAATACGCAAGCTATGTCGGAAATTTTTACGGCACGCTTGAAAAGTCGGTTGACGAAATGCTTGCTCAAGGGTATGATGTGATTTTGGAGATAGAGGTAGTCGGCGCGATGAAAGTAAAAAAGAAGCGCCCCGACGCACTTTTGGTTTTCGTTAAGCCGCCAAGTATGGAGGAGCTTGAAAGGCGTCTTTCTTCACGCGGGACGGAAAGCATAGAAGAAGTGAAAAAGCGTATTGCCGAGGCCGAGCGCGAGCTTTCCTGCGCTGATGAATACGACCATGTGATAATAAACGACGACGTCGGCCGCGCTGCAGATGAACTTATAAGAATAATCAAAGAACATAAAAAGGCATAA